A genomic region of Anas platyrhynchos isolate ZD024472 breed Pekin duck chromosome 9, IASCAAS_PekinDuck_T2T, whole genome shotgun sequence contains the following coding sequences:
- the LOC113841735 gene encoding ATPase family AAA domain-containing protein 2, with amino-acid sequence MLSIVSTLLTLMDGTDNRGEIVVIGATNRLDSIDPALRRPGRFGREFLFNLPNKEARKEIFKIHTRDGTPKPPDMLLDELAEKCIGYCGADIKSLCTEAALCSLRRCYPQIYASREKLLLDVNSIKIKAKDFFMALKKVVPASNRIVASPGQALSPIFKPLFKRSGANILQVVQKIFPHAQLALKEDRQQGITTASTSRRPRLLIVGKEGYGQVSYVAPVVLHALEKFPVHTLDLSVLLTNVAPPEEICRQLIRNAQKTAPSIIYVPDIHLWWDNVGPALKLTFLTLTLPAFSPVLLLATSDVRHSDLPEEIQKLFNKEFGEVCNIELPGRAERAAFFEDLILNQVAKPPVKKTVDRTLEVLPVAPPAEPQKPQEEEVGMLEEEEEDTLRELRIFLRDVTHRLATDRRFREFAKPVDPQKVPDYATRIKEPMDLSTVLTQIDSCQYPAAGDYLKDIDLICNNALEYYPDQRSTIKVCKISDCHRAYVLQDTAYSMVRNKMDTEFGRLCEQIKESREKRGRTSPACAPCDNSKSPQQNPATEDDKPDEESNENEAMTAAPVDASTPISNGASERKCRRNNCAHAAAKRRRSSQFDTENRVPTDDQNDSDEEEFVDKHVSDICQVKLNTEKESAKLCGYSPPRWGTITNENPSSNALKSHHTVYSVMMLLL; translated from the exons atgct ttccattgtttcaactcttctgacgcttatggatggcacagataacagaggggagatcgtggtaatcggagctaccaacagactggattctatagatcctgctttacgaagaccaggacgctttggcagagagttcctcttcaacttgccaaataaagag gctagaaaagaaattttcaagattcatactcgtgacgggacccctaagccaccggacatgttgcttgatgaactagctgagaaatgcattg gatactgtggtgcagatatcaaatctttatgtactgaagctgcgctgtgctctctacgtcgatgctatcctcagatttatgcaagtagggagaagttgctactagacgttaattctattaaaataaaagcaaaggactttttcatggctctgaagaaggttgttccggcatcaaacaggatcgtggcttcacccggacaagcactatcacccattttcaagccactttttaaaagatcaggagcgaatattttacaagttgtgcagaagatcttcccgcatgcacagctcgcactaaaggaggaccgacagcaaggtataaccacagcatcc acatcacgccggccccgtctgctaatagtaggaaaagaagggtacggccaggtttcttacgtggcacccgtggtgttgcatgctttggagaagtttcccgttcacaccctggacctttctgttctgcttacaaacgttgcaccgccagaagagatctgcagacag ctgatccgaaatgctcagaagacagcaccaagcataatttatgtcccagatatccatttatggtgggacaacgttggacctgccttgaaacttacttttctaactctaactcttccagcattttcgccagttttgctgcttgctacgtctgatgtacgtcactcagatctcccagaagag atccaaaaattatttaataaggaatttggagaagtgtgcaatattgagttgcctggtagggcagagagagcagctttttttgaggacctaattctaaatcaagtggctaagcctcctgtaaagaaaacag ttgatcggacattggaagtcctgcctgtagcaccaccagctgagcctcagaagccacaagaggaagaagtagggatgctggaggaggaagaggaggataccttgcgtgaacttagaattttcttgagggacgttactcacagacttgccactgacagacgtttcagggaatttgcaaagcccgttgacccacagaag gtacctgactatgccacaaggattaaagagccgATGGATCTTTCAACAGTTCTGACTCAAATTGACTCGTGCCAGTACCCCGCTGCAGGagactatctgaaggacatcgatctaatctgtaacaatgccttagagtactacccagatcaaagatctacaa ttaaagtctgtaaaatttcagattgtcacagagcctatgttttgcaagacactgcatattcaatggtgaggaacaaaatggatacagagtttggacgactttgtgaacaaattaaagaatctcgtgagaaaagag gtcgcacctctccagcatgtgctccatgtgacaactccaagtcaccacagcagaaccctgctactgaagacgacaaaccagatgaagagagtaatgaaaatgaggcgatgacagcggcacctgtagatgccagtacacccatttctaatg gtgcgtcagaaagaaagtgcagaaggaacaactgtgcgcatgctgcagcaaagcgaagaaggagttctcaattcgatacagagaacagagtaccaacagatgaccaaaacgatagtgatgaagaagagtttgtggacaaacatgtttctgacatctgtcaagtaaaacttaacactgaaaaggaaagtgctaagctttgtggatattccccaccaagatggggaactataactaatgaaaatccaagttcaaatg ctctcaaaagtcaccacacagtttattccgtaatgatgttgctcctctaa